DNA from Micromonospora nigra:
GAGTTTCTCCGCACCGGCCTGCTGGGCACGGACTCGCACGGGCAGGGTCTGCAGGCCACGGTGCAGCAGGTAGCCGCCGAGGGGGTGCAGGACCGCCCCGGTCAGGGCGCGGACCTGGCGCAGCCGGGTGGCCCACTCCGTGTCGCAGGCGACCACGCCGGCGAGGACGTCGCCGTGGCCGCCGATGCTCTTGGTGGCGCTGTGCAGCACCAGGGCGGCGCCGTGGCGGGCGGGCCGCTGGAGCACGGGGGTGGCGACGGTGTTGTCGACCAGCAGGGGCACGTCGCCGGCGGCGCGGGCGAGGACGGCGATGTCGACCAGGTCGAGGGTGGGGTTGGCGGGCGTCTCGACGATCACCAGGGCGGTGTCGGCGCGTACGGCGGCGGCGACCTCGTGGGGTGGGGCCCAGGTGACCTCGGTGCCGAGCAGGCCGGTGGCGAGGACGTGGTCGGTGCCGCCGTAGAGGGGACGGACGGCGACGACGTGCCGGCTGCCGTCGCGGGTGGCGGCGAGCAGGGTCGCGGTGAGGGCGGCCATGCCGCTGGCGAAGGCGACGGCCTCGGCGGTGCCTTCCAGGTCGGCGAGCGCGGTCTCGAAGCGGGCCACGGTGGGGTTCCACAGCCGCTGGTAGACGGCGCTGCTGCCGGGTGGCAGAGGACCGCCGGTGGCGAGGGTCTCGTACGCGTCGCCGCCGTGCTCGACCGAGGACAGTGGGTTGGTGGTGGACAGGTCGATGGGCGGGACGTGGACGCCGAGGGCGGCGAGGTCGTCGCGGCCGGCGTGCACGGCTCTGGTGTCCACGGCTCTGGTGTCCACGGCTCTGGTGTCCACGGTCGTCATGCCGGAAGGATCGAACAAGACCACCGTGTCAGGCAACAGAACCGAAGATGATTCGTGGGAAGGGCTTGGGTTGTCGCATCGGTTCGGTAGAGGATGTCGGCATGCCCCTCGCGACGAATCCCGTGCGGCGCTTCGCCGCCCTCGACGACACCGACCGCACGATCCTGGCGGAGCTGGCCGCCGACGGGCGGATGCCGAACAACGCCCTCGCGGAACGGGTGGGGGTGGCACCGTCGACGTGCCTGACCCGGACCCGGGCGCTACGCGAGTGCGGGGCGATCCGGGGGTTCCACGCCGACGTGGACCCGGCGGCGGTGGGGCTGCCGTTGCAGGCGTTGGTGTCGGTGCGGCTGACCGCGCACGAGCGGGCGGCGGTGGACGCGTTCCGCGCCCGGTCGGTGCGGCTGCCGGGGGTGGTGTCGGTGTTCCACGTGGCCGGCGCGGAGGACTACGTGCTGCACGTGCGGGCGGCCTCGGCGGACGCGCTGCGCGACTTCGTGCTGGATTATCTGGCGGTGGACCCGGCGGTGCAGCACACGCAGACGAGTCTGATCTTCGAGCAGGCCCGGGGCAGAGGCTGAGTCGCCCGCCACACCGGCCGGGGCGATCACCGACCGGGCGGGGAGATCACCGACCGGGCGGGGAGATCACCGACCGGGCGGGGCGATGACCGACCGGGCGGGGCGATGTGCGGCATGTCGCGGTGTCCGACGCCGATTACACCGCCGGTTGCCGCAAAGCGCGCAGCGTGACCGCCTCTGGGGGAACAACGCAGGCGTGCGCCGGGTTGGCCAGCGGTGTGATCGACGTACCGTTGTCTGTTCTTGATCTTGCGCCGGTTGCCGCCGGAGCCCCCGCCGGGGAGGCGTTGCGGCACACCACCGAGCTGGCCCGGCGCACGGAGCAACTGGGCTACCGCCGGTTCTGGGTGGCCGAGCACCACAACATGCCGGCCATCGCCTCGTCCGCCCCGGCGGTGCTCATCGCGCACCTGGCCGCGCACACCGCCACCATCCGGCTGGGTTCGGGCGGCGTGATGCTGCCCAACCACGCGCCGTTGGTGGTGGCCGAGCAGTTCGGCACCCTGGAGGCACTGCACCCGGGCCGCATCGACCTGGGCATCGGCCGCGCGCCCGGCACCGACCAGGTGACGGCGCTGGCGCTGCGCCGCACCGTGGAGGGCCTGTCGGCGCAGGGTTTCCCCCGCGAGCTGGCCGACCTGATGAACTACTTCACCGGCGACGATCCGGGGCCGATCACGGCGACCCCGGGTCGCGGGCAGCAGCCGGCGGTGTGGCTGCTCGGGTCCAGCGGGTTCAGCGCCCAACTCGCCGGAACGCTCGGGTTGCCGTTCTCGTTCGCGCACCACTTCAGCGCGCAGAACACGGTGCCCGCGCTGGAGTTGTACCGGCGCAGCTTCCGGCCGTCGCGCTGGCTGGAGCGGCCGTACGCGATGGTGGCGGTGAACGTCGTGTGCGCGGAGACCGACGAGCGGGCGCAGTGGCTGGCCGGGCCGGCCGGGTTGTCGTTCCTGCGGCTGCGGTCGGGGCGGCCCGAGCCGCTCGCCACGCCGCAGGAGGCGGCGGCGTACCCGTACACCGACGTCGAACGCGAGTTCCTGGCGCAGCGCCGCGACGGCCAGGCGACGGGGTCGCCGGAGACGGTCCGCCGGCAGCTCGGTGAACTGCTGGGGCGTACGGGGGCGGACGAGTTGATGCTGACCACGCTGGTGTACGACGTGGCGGATCGGGTGCGCTCGTTCGAGTTGGTGGCCGGGCAGGCGACGGGTGGTCTGCGGAGCTGACGGGCGCGGTCCGGACCCGCGAAACACGATCTTCATGTCGGCGTCACCCTGGCGACCCCGGCCCTGCCTAATGTTGGTTCCGGTGGTGGTACGGCACTCCCCGGTCGGGACGGGTCGGGGGTGCCGCGGTGTGGGGCGCCGGGTCGCAACTGAGCGGATTCCGCGGTTGCGACCCGGCGCCTGTTCCGTTCTCCGGGCCGGGCGGCGAGGTCGACGGGCGCCGCCGGGCCGGGCGGCGAGGTCGACGGGCGCCGCCGGGCCGGGCGGCGAGGTCGACGGGCGCCGCCGGGCCGGGCGGCAAGGTCGACGGGCGCCGCCGGGCCACCCGTGCCCTGGCGGGGCCGGGCGGCCCGGGTGGGGCGTCAGCGCAGGTAGATGCGCGGGGTGGGCGGGGTGGTCATGCCGTCGCCCAGGAAGAAGCCCGGGTGCGGCGGCTGGTTGTAGGCGGTGTTCTGCCAGGCGATCGCCACCCGGTACTGCGGGTCGTGCATGAGGGTGTGGATGCGCGTGCCGGTCTGCGTCGGGGTGCTGTAGATCCGCAGCGCCCGGCTGTCGGTGGTCCGCCAGACCACCTCCTCCCGCCAGTCGCCCAGGATGTCGGCCGACAGCGCGGGAGTGGACTTGGTGCCGTTGTTGGACGACACGCCGCTGGCGGTGAGCAGCCGGGTGTCGCCGCCGGTGCCGTACTTGTCGATGCGGGTGCCGTCGAGCAGCTCGCGCACCGGGTCGCCGTCCCACCAGGCGAGGAAGTTCGTCGAGGACGGCTTGCGCCCGACGTTCTGGCCCCGGGTGTTCGCCAGGCCGCTCACGGCCGACGACCACGACTCCGCGCCGGGGCTGCCGGCCCAGATGTCGCCGGAGACACCCCGGCCGTTGTCGCCGCCGGTCGGGGTGGACCACAGGATCTGGCCGGTACGGGCGTCGGCGAACCAGGAGCTGGGCTTGCTGCCGTCCTCACTGACCTTGAAGTACTCCAGGCCGGGGCGGGACGGGTCGAGGTCGCCGACGTGCCCGGCGTCACCGTGGCCGTGACCGGTGGACCAGAGCAGCCGGCCGTTGTCGTCGATGGTGGCGGCGCCGTAGACGATCTCCTGTCGGCCGTCGGCGTCGACGTCGGCGATCGACAGGCTGTGGTTGCCCTGCCCGTACGCGGCGCCGTTGCCGGAGGCGTTCGAGTCGAACGTCCACCGCCTGGTGAGGGTGCCGTTGCGGAAGTCCCAGGCGGCGATCACGGCGCGGGTGTAGTAGCCGCGGGCCATGATCAGGGAGGGACGCTGCCCGTCGAGGTACGCGGTGCCGGCGAGGAACCGGTCGACGCGGTTGCCGTAGTTGTCGCCCCAGGAGGAGACGTTGCCGCGGGGCGGGTCGTAGTTGACGGTGGACAGGGCGGCGCCGGTGCGGCCGTCGAACATGGTCAGGAACTCCGGGCCGGCGAGGACGTAGCCGGAGGAGTTGCGGTGGTCGGCGGAGGCGCTGCCGATGACCTGGCCGGTGCCGGAGCGGGTGCCGTCGGCGGTCTTCATGGCCACCTCGGCGTCGCCGTCGCCGTCGTAGTCGTACACCTGGAACTGGGTGTAGTGGGCGCCGGCGCGGATGTTGCGGCCCAGGTCGATGCGCCACAACCGGGTGCCGGTGAGGGTGTACGCGTCGACGTAGACGTTGCCGGTGTAGCCGGACTGCGAGTTGTCCTTGGCGTTGGACGGGTCCCACTTGACCACGAACTCGTAGTCGCCGTCGCCGTCGAGGTCACCGACGCTGGCGTCGTTGGCGGAGTAGGTGTAACCCTCGCCGCTGGGCGTGGTGCCGGCGGGCGGGACCTGCAACGGCACGTCGAGGTGGCCGGACGGGAGCTGGAGGGCGGGCGCGGAGGCGGCCTGCTCGGCGCCGTTCACCACGGCCCGCACCGTGTACGCGGTGCCGGCCGCCGCCCCGTTGTCGAGCCAGTTCGTGGCGCCGGTGATCGGGCTGGCGTTGACCTTCGTCGAGCCTCGGTAGAGGTTGAACGCCACCCCGGAGGTCTCGGTGCCCAGCAGCCGCCAGGACACCAGGTTGCCCGAGCCGGAGCGGACGCTGACCAGGCCCCGGTCCAGGTCCTCCATCTGCACGGCCCCGGGGGGCGGGGTGGTCGGCGGAGGCGTGGTGGGGGGCGGGGTCGTCGGTGGTGGCGTGGTCGGCGGCGGGGTGGTCGGCGGTGGGGCGGTGGTCGGCGGCGCGGTGGTCGGGGTGGTCGCGCCGGTGCAGGTGGTGCCGTTGAGGGCGAAGCTGGTGGGGGCCGGGTTGCTGCCGGTCCAGGAGCCGTTGAAACCGAAGCCGGTGCTGGCGTTGGTGCCGAGCGTGCCGTTCCAGTCGACGTTGCGGGCGGTGGCCTGCGCGCCGCTCTGGGTGACGGCAGCTCCCCACGCCTGGGTGACCTGCTGACCGGCGGGCCAGGCCCAGGTGAGCGCCCAGCCGGTCAGCGGGTCGCCGAGGTTGGTGACGGTGACGTCGGCGCCGAAGCCGCCGGGCCACTGGTTGGTGACCCGGTAGTCGACGCGGCAGCCGGCGGCGGCGGCCGAGGCGGTGAGGGTGGTGAGCCCGCCGGCGGCGAGGGTGGTGGCGGCTGCCGCTGCGAGCAGTGCGACGCGGCGTGTGGTGTGGGGCATGGGGTGTCCTCCGGTGGAGGTCGGGGCGCGCGGTGACCCGTGGTCCGCCGGGCCTGCCCGGGGCCGGCGGGGGTGCGCCGCGCTGGCGGCAGGAGAGTGACGCATAGACGTCGATGCACGTGGCTCCGCGCATCGCCGATGCTAGGGCAAGCGCTTTCTCGACACAATCCGCCAGCGCGCTTGCCCCCGCGACGCAATCTTGATCGACTCTGCGGGTGGCAACGCACATGACGCCGGAGGAGTTCCGCCAGGCCGGGTACGCCGTGGTGGACTGGATCGCCGACTACTGGAGCACCCTCGGGCAGCGGCCCGTGACCTCGCAGGATCCGCCCGGCGCGGTGGCCGCCGCGCTGCCCGCCGGGCCGCCGGCCCACGGCGAGCCGGTCGAGGCGGTGCTGGCCGACCTCGACACCCTCGTCACGCCCCGGCTGACCCACTGGCAGCACCCGGGCTTCTTCGGCTACTTCCCGGCCAACACCTCCGGGCCCAGCGTGCTGGGCGACCTGGTCAGCGCGGGCCTCGGCGTACAGGGCATGCTCTGGGCCACCGGCCCCGCCTGCACCGAACTGGAGACCGTCCTGCTGGACTGGCTCGCCGACCTGCTGGGCCTGCCGGCCCGGATGCGGTCCTCGGCCACCGGTGGGGGCGTCATCCAGGACTCGGCCTCCTCGGCGACCCTGGTGGCCACCCTCGTCGCCGTGCACCGGGCCAGCGGAGGCCGGTGGCGGGAGGCCGGCGTCGACCGCCGGTACCGCGCGTACACCTCGACGCAGGGGCACTCCTCCATCGAGAAGGCCGCCCGGATCGGCGGGCTCGGCGCCGAGGGCGTCCGCCTGGTCGACGTCGACCCGGACACGCAGGCCATGTCCCCGGCCGCGCTGCGGACGGCTGTCGAGGCCGACCTCGCCGCCGGGGTGGTGCCCGCCATCGTGGTCGCCACCGTCGGCACCACCTCCACCACCGCGGTCGACCCGCTGCCCGAGATCGGCGCGATCTGCGCCGAGTACGGCATCTTCCTGCACGTCGACGCCGCCTACGCGGGGGCGGCGGCGGTCTGCCCGGAGCTGCGGGCCGGGCACGCCGGTCTGGAGTACGCCGACTCGTACTGCTTCGACCCGCACAAGTGGCTGCTCACCGGCTTCGACTGCGACGCCTTCTGGGTGGCCGACCGGGGTGAGCTGATCGAGGCGCTGACGGTGTTGCCGGAGTACCTGCGCAACGCGGCCACCGAGTCGGGTGCGGTGATCGACTACCGGGACTGGCAGGTGCCGCTGGGCCGCCGGTTCCGCGCGCTGAAACTGTGGTTCGTGCTGCGCTGGTACGGCGTCGAGGGGCTGCGGGCGCACATCCGCTCGGGCGTGGCGCTCGCCGCCGGCTTCGCCGACCGGGTGCGCGCCGACGACCGGTTCGAGCTGGTGGCCCCACACCCGTACGCCCTGGTGTGTTTCCGGCTGCGCGGCGACGACGCGACGAACGAGGCGTTGCTGGAGCGGGTGAACGCCTCCGGTCGGGTGCTGCTGACCCACACCCGGGTGCGCGGGCGGCACACGCTGCGGCTGGCCGTGGGCTCCCCGCAGACCACGCAGGCCCACGTCGACGAGGCGTGGGAGCTGCTGTCACACGCGGCTGACGAGCTGACCGCCGGCCGGTGACATCTCGGCCAGGGCGGCCTCGGCGACGGCCCGCTCGCGGCGGGTGCGCAGCAGCACCCGGGTCGCCAGGGTCAGCGCGACGATCCACGCGGCCGTGAGCAGCAGGTAGACCGCCGGTGGCACCGCGCCGTCGAACTCGGCGGCGCGCATCAACGTGCGCGCGTTGGTCAGCACGATCACCCCGCCGATCGCCGCGCCGAGCAGCTGGGCCGGCACGATCCGCACCAGCCAGGCGGCGATCGGGGCGGCGACGAGGCCACCGGCGAGCAGGGCCAGCACGATCGGCAGCACGAACCCGTCGGAGCCGAGGCCGATCAGGAAGCCGACGCTGGCGGCGCTCGCCACGACGAACTCGGACGTGTCCACCGAGCCGATCACCTTGCGCGGTTCGATGCGTCCGCTGACGAGCAGGGCGGGCGTGGCGACCGGGCCCCAGCCGCCACCGCCCGTGGCGTCGACGAAGCCCGCGACCAGCCCGAGCGGGCCGAGGAACCGGCCGCGCAGTCGCCCGGCGGCGGGGCCGCGGCGCAGGGGGCGGGTGAAGCGCACGAGCAGGTAGCTGCCGAGGGTGAACAGGATGGCGGCCATCCAGGGGGCGGCGGCCTCGGTCGACAGGGAGCTGAGGAACGTGGCCCCGGC
Protein-coding regions in this window:
- a CDS encoding trans-sulfuration enzyme family protein, with the translated sequence MFDPSGMTTVDTRAVDTRAVDTRAVHAGRDDLAALGVHVPPIDLSTTNPLSSVEHGGDAYETLATGGPLPPGSSAVYQRLWNPTVARFETALADLEGTAEAVAFASGMAALTATLLAATRDGSRHVVAVRPLYGGTDHVLATGLLGTEVTWAPPHEVAAAVRADTALVIVETPANPTLDLVDIAVLARAAGDVPLLVDNTVATPVLQRPARHGAALVLHSATKSIGGHGDVLAGVVACDTEWATRLRQVRALTGAVLHPLGGYLLHRGLQTLPVRVRAQQAGAEKLAAWLTGHPAVARVHHPSLHDPAGLVGRQMSGPGSLLAFEVRGGAPAACAVADACRLITHAVSLGGVDTLIQHPASLTHRPVQGEAKPAAGLLRLSVGLEDPEDLRADLEQALDRVAC
- a CDS encoding Lrp/AsnC family transcriptional regulator; amino-acid sequence: MPLATNPVRRFAALDDTDRTILAELAADGRMPNNALAERVGVAPSTCLTRTRALRECGAIRGFHADVDPAAVGLPLQALVSVRLTAHERAAVDAFRARSVRLPGVVSVFHVAGAEDYVLHVRAASADALRDFVLDYLAVDPAVQHTQTSLIFEQARGRG
- a CDS encoding LLM class flavin-dependent oxidoreductase is translated as MIDVPLSVLDLAPVAAGAPAGEALRHTTELARRTEQLGYRRFWVAEHHNMPAIASSAPAVLIAHLAAHTATIRLGSGGVMLPNHAPLVVAEQFGTLEALHPGRIDLGIGRAPGTDQVTALALRRTVEGLSAQGFPRELADLMNYFTGDDPGPITATPGRGQQPAVWLLGSSGFSAQLAGTLGLPFSFAHHFSAQNTVPALELYRRSFRPSRWLERPYAMVAVNVVCAETDERAQWLAGPAGLSFLRLRSGRPEPLATPQEAAAYPYTDVEREFLAQRRDGQATGSPETVRRQLGELLGRTGADELMLTTLVYDVADRVRSFELVAGQATGGLRS
- a CDS encoding cellulose binding domain-containing protein produces the protein MPHTTRRVALLAAAAATTLAAGGLTTLTASAAAAGCRVDYRVTNQWPGGFGADVTVTNLGDPLTGWALTWAWPAGQQVTQAWGAAVTQSGAQATARNVDWNGTLGTNASTGFGFNGSWTGSNPAPTSFALNGTTCTGATTPTTAPPTTAPPPTTPPPTTPPPTTPPPTTPPPTTPPPGAVQMEDLDRGLVSVRSGSGNLVSWRLLGTETSGVAFNLYRGSTKVNASPITGATNWLDNGAAAGTAYTVRAVVNGAEQAASAPALQLPSGHLDVPLQVPPAGTTPSGEGYTYSANDASVGDLDGDGDYEFVVKWDPSNAKDNSQSGYTGNVYVDAYTLTGTRLWRIDLGRNIRAGAHYTQFQVYDYDGDGDAEVAMKTADGTRSGTGQVIGSASADHRNSSGYVLAGPEFLTMFDGRTGAALSTVNYDPPRGNVSSWGDNYGNRVDRFLAGTAYLDGQRPSLIMARGYYTRAVIAAWDFRNGTLTRRWTFDSNASGNGAAYGQGNHSLSIADVDADGRQEIVYGAATIDDNGRLLWSTGHGHGDAGHVGDLDPSRPGLEYFKVSEDGSKPSSWFADARTGQILWSTPTGGDNGRGVSGDIWAGSPGAESWSSAVSGLANTRGQNVGRKPSSTNFLAWWDGDPVRELLDGTRIDKYGTGGDTRLLTASGVSSNNGTKSTPALSADILGDWREEVVWRTTDSRALRIYSTPTQTGTRIHTLMHDPQYRVAIAWQNTAYNQPPHPGFFLGDGMTTPPTPRIYLR
- a CDS encoding pyridoxal-dependent decarboxylase encodes the protein MATHMTPEEFRQAGYAVVDWIADYWSTLGQRPVTSQDPPGAVAAALPAGPPAHGEPVEAVLADLDTLVTPRLTHWQHPGFFGYFPANTSGPSVLGDLVSAGLGVQGMLWATGPACTELETVLLDWLADLLGLPARMRSSATGGGVIQDSASSATLVATLVAVHRASGGRWREAGVDRRYRAYTSTQGHSSIEKAARIGGLGAEGVRLVDVDPDTQAMSPAALRTAVEADLAAGVVPAIVVATVGTTSTTAVDPLPEIGAICAEYGIFLHVDAAYAGAAAVCPELRAGHAGLEYADSYCFDPHKWLLTGFDCDAFWVADRGELIEALTVLPEYLRNAATESGAVIDYRDWQVPLGRRFRALKLWFVLRWYGVEGLRAHIRSGVALAAGFADRVRADDRFELVAPHPYALVCFRLRGDDATNEALLERVNASGRVLLTHTRVRGRHTLRLAVGSPQTTQAHVDEAWELLSHAADELTAGR
- a CDS encoding sulfite exporter TauE/SafE family protein, with amino-acid sequence MRKLLVLALVGLAAQLVDGALGMAYGLTSSTLLLLAGVAPAAASASVHLSEIGTTLASGAAHWRFGNIDWRVVSRIALPGAVGAFAGATFLSSLSTEAAAPWMAAILFTLGSYLLVRFTRPLRRGPAAGRLRGRFLGPLGLVAGFVDATGGGGWGPVATPALLVSGRIEPRKVIGSVDTSEFVVASAASVGFLIGLGSDGFVLPIVLALLAGGLVAAPIAAWLVRIVPAQLLGAAIGGVIVLTNARTLMRAAEFDGAVPPAVYLLLTAAWIVALTLATRVLLRTRRERAVAEAALAEMSPAGGQLVSRV